A stretch of the Arachis stenosperma cultivar V10309 chromosome 6, arast.V10309.gnm1.PFL2, whole genome shotgun sequence genome encodes the following:
- the LOC130934376 gene encoding octanoyltransferase LIP2, mitochondrial-like: MRVLRSLEVLKLGVVNYLDALKLQEKLVLDRKSHRMWDTLLSLQHPPTYTVGKRQTVHNLLIPQSELEQIGAELHYTQRGGDITFHGPHQAILYPIISLRDMGIGARSYVEKMELSMIEMAAQYGVKALLEADTFTGVWVGERKIGAIGVRISNGITSHGLAFNIDPDLTYFRHIVPCGIADKEVTSLRRETHSIFPPEEIIQEQLISCFARIFGYDNLIWKEDASVVIDGTE; this comes from the exons ATGAGGGTTTTAAGAAGCCTCGAGGTCTTGAAACTGGGAGTTGTCAACTACTTGGATGCCTTGAAACTGCAAGAAAAGCTGGTCTTGGATAGAAAATCTCATAGGATGTGGGATACTCTTCTGTCTTTGCAACATCCACCTACATACACTGTTGGCAAGAGACAAACTGTTCACAATTTATTAATCCCACAGTCGGAATTGGAACAAATTGGAGCTGAACTTCACTACACACAACGGGGAGGAGACATTACATTTCATGGTCCACACCAAGCCATTTTATATCCTATCATATCACTTCGTGACATGGGAATCGGTGCTCGAAGTTATGTGGAAAAAATGGAGCTAAGTATGATTGAAATGGCAGCTCAATACGGTGTGAAGGCTTTGTTA GAGGCTGATACCTTCACAGGTGTGTGGGTTGGAGAAAGGAAGATAGGTGCCATTGGTGTTCGGATATCAAATGGAATCACTTCTCATGGTTTGGCATTCAACATTGATCCTGATTTAACTTACTTTAGGCACATTGTTCCCTGTGGAATTGCTGATAAAGAAGTTACATCACTGAGAAGGGAGACACATTCTATTTTTCCACCTGAAGAAATAATACAGGAACagttaatttcttgttttgcaaGAATATTTGGTTATGATAACCTTATCTGGAAAGAGGATGCTTCAGTAGTTATTGATGGAACCGAATGA